The bacterium genomic sequence CAATCCCGATTCGCTGCACACCCGACGAAAAGTCGGCTCGTGCATACGCGGAGAACAGGCGGCGACCACGACGCCGGTCAGCTTGTTTTGAGCGATGGCTTCGCGAATAAGCGTTTGGCCGGGATCCGAGCACATATACTTGTAATCCACGCTATGAGCCACACCGGGAATTTTACGGCAGGCTTCCGCCACACGGACGCAATCCACCGTAGCTCCGATATTTTCACCGCAATGACAGACGAATACGCCGATACGCGCCATGAAAGACCACTCCAATTATGCGGGTGCGTTTTCCAAAACCTGTGTGGATTTGCCGGCCGCCAGACGGACCGGCACAATATGCCGCTGCAAGCCCAGCTGTTTGGCATCCAGTCCGAGCGCCAAACCGATGGCCTGGGTGATGTACAAAATAGGAATCGTATACTTTTTGCCGTTGTGGGATTCGCTGGCCTGGCGCCGCATATCCAGGTTGGAATGACACATCGGACAGGCGACGATGATGGCCTCGGCGCCGCGCGAGACGGCATCATCGAGAATTCGCGCGCACAGCCGGCCGACTATGTCGGTGCGCGGCACAGAAAAGCCGGCGCCGCAGCACTCGGTTTTAAAGGCCCATTCCAGCGGGGTGGCGCCGATTTTTTCCATGATGCGATCCATCTCTTCGGGATCCTCCTCGCGGTCAAACTCCACCACCTCGGCCGGCCGTACCAACAGACAACCGTAATAACAAGCTACTTTATAATCAAAAGGGGCACTTAGTTTTTCTTTCAGGTTCTCGGGAAGCACGCGCTGCAAAAG encodes the following:
- a CDS encoding disulfide reductase, coding for MARIGVFVCHCGENIGATVDCVRVAEACRKIPGVAHSVDYKYMCSDPGQTLIREAIAQNKLTGVVVAACSPRMHEPTFRRVCSESGL
- a CDS encoding heterodisulfide reductase subunit B, coding for MKMGYYPGCSISGSSREYGESLRAVLRALDVDLAEVEDWNCCGASAAHNLNHTLSLALPARSLALAEQQGFQELLVPCAACFSRLAATRKTLMTDDAKRRHTADLVELPIKNIPVSINLLQLLQRVLPENLKEKLSAPFDYKVACYYGCLLVRPAEVVEFDREEDPEEMDRIMEKIGATPLEWAFKTECCGAGFSVPRTDIVGRLCARILDDAVSRGAEAIIVACPMCHSNLDMRRQASESHNGKKYTIPILYITQAIGLALGLDAKQLGLQRHIVPVRLAAGKSTQVLENAPA